From one Gemella morbillorum genomic stretch:
- a CDS encoding valine--tRNA ligase codes for MTEMSTKYNPTEVEQNRYNWWLEKEVFKADNKSNKNPYTIVIPPPNVTGKLHIGHAWDTTLQDMLIRYKRLKGFDVLYLPGMDHAGISTQAKVEAKMREEGISRYDLGREKFLERAWEWKEEYAGYIRAQWAKLGLGLDYSRERFTLDEGLNKAVTKIFVDHYNNGTIYRGEKIINWDPVQRTALSNIEVIHKDVEGAFYHLKYFLADESGDYLEVATTRPETLFGDTAVAVHPEDERYQKYIGKTVLLPVTNKEIPVVADEYVEKDFGSGVVKITPAHDPNDFEVGERHNLPRIIVMDEGAVMNEHADKYNGMDRFECRKALIADLQESGVCFKIEKHLHSVGHSERSGAVVEPYLSKQWFVDMKPLADKVLENQKDEDGKVNFYPPRFEHTLNTWMENIQDWCISRQLWWGHRIPAWYHKETGEVYVDVNPPKDIENYVQDEDVLDTWYSSALFPFSTLGWPDLESEDFKRYYPNSCLVTGYDIIFFWVARMVFQGLEFTGTRPFEDCLIHGLVRDEQGRKMSKSLGNGVDPMEVIEQYGADSLRYFLATNSTPGQDLRYSTEKIEASWNYINKIWNASRFVIMNLEGFEYNDIDLSGEKTLADKYILTKLAKTIEDFERLFEKYEFGEASRILYNFVWEEFCSWYIEIAKIPLNGEDEVAKKTTKSILVYVLDASLKMLHPFMPFVTEEIWQHIPHVGDSIVTSQLAEVDSNLVFEKETEDMQFIQDVITAVRNIRSEVNAPMSREIPIKIKYAQENVKEVLLSGSSYLEKFARPSELIIEREVEASETDISRILPGAEIYVSLSDLIDVVKEKERLGKELEKLQQELDRVNKKLSNEKFVGSAPEAVVAKEKEKQVAYQEQYDSVKERINALDNLK; via the coding sequence ATGACTGAAATGTCTACAAAATATAATCCGACCGAAGTTGAACAAAATCGTTACAATTGGTGGTTAGAAAAAGAAGTTTTTAAAGCCGACAATAAAAGTAATAAAAATCCATATACAATAGTAATTCCACCACCAAACGTAACTGGGAAATTACATATTGGACACGCATGGGATACAACATTACAAGATATGTTAATACGTTACAAACGTCTAAAAGGATTTGATGTACTTTATCTTCCAGGAATGGATCATGCGGGTATTTCGACTCAAGCGAAAGTAGAAGCAAAAATGCGTGAGGAAGGAATTTCACGTTATGACTTAGGTCGTGAAAAATTCTTAGAGCGTGCGTGGGAATGGAAAGAAGAATATGCTGGTTATATTCGTGCGCAATGGGCAAAATTAGGATTGGGTCTTGATTATTCTCGTGAAAGATTTACCCTTGATGAAGGATTAAACAAAGCTGTAACAAAAATCTTTGTAGACCATTATAATAATGGAACTATTTATCGCGGAGAAAAAATTATTAACTGGGATCCAGTTCAAAGAACAGCTCTTTCTAATATTGAAGTAATTCACAAAGACGTAGAAGGTGCATTTTATCATCTTAAATATTTCTTAGCTGACGAAAGTGGAGATTATTTAGAAGTAGCAACTACACGTCCAGAAACTCTATTTGGAGATACTGCTGTTGCGGTTCATCCTGAAGATGAGAGATATCAAAAATACATTGGTAAAACAGTTCTTCTACCAGTGACAAATAAAGAAATTCCAGTTGTTGCAGATGAATATGTTGAAAAAGATTTTGGAAGTGGCGTTGTTAAGATTACTCCAGCGCACGATCCAAATGACTTTGAAGTAGGGGAACGTCATAACTTACCACGTATTATCGTTATGGATGAAGGTGCTGTAATGAACGAGCATGCAGATAAATATAATGGTATGGATCGTTTTGAATGTCGAAAAGCACTTATTGCAGACTTGCAAGAAAGTGGAGTTTGTTTCAAAATCGAAAAACATCTTCACTCAGTAGGGCATTCAGAACGTAGTGGTGCGGTTGTTGAGCCATATCTTTCTAAACAATGGTTTGTTGATATGAAACCTCTTGCTGATAAAGTTTTAGAAAATCAAAAAGATGAAGATGGAAAAGTTAATTTTTATCCACCACGTTTTGAGCATACATTAAATACATGGATGGAAAATATTCAAGACTGGTGTATTTCTCGTCAATTATGGTGGGGACATCGTATTCCAGCTTGGTATCACAAAGAAACTGGTGAAGTTTATGTGGATGTAAATCCACCTAAAGATATAGAAAACTATGTCCAAGATGAAGATGTTCTTGATACTTGGTACTCTTCAGCATTATTCCCATTCTCAACATTAGGATGGCCGGATTTAGAAAGTGAAGATTTCAAACGTTACTATCCAAACAGCTGTCTAGTAACTGGATACGATATTATCTTCTTCTGGGTTGCTCGTATGGTATTCCAGGGATTAGAATTTACAGGAACTCGTCCATTTGAAGATTGTTTAATCCACGGTTTAGTTCGTGATGAACAAGGCCGTAAGATGAGTAAGTCTCTTGGTAATGGTGTAGATCCGATGGAAGTAATTGAACAATACGGAGCCGATAGCTTACGTTACTTCTTAGCTACAAACTCAACACCAGGACAAGATTTACGTTACTCAACTGAAAAAATTGAAGCAAGTTGGAACTATATCAATAAAATCTGGAACGCTTCTCGTTTCGTAATTATGAATCTAGAAGGGTTTGAGTACAATGATATAGATTTATCAGGAGAAAAAACACTAGCTGATAAATATATCTTAACAAAACTTGCTAAAACTATTGAAGATTTCGAAAGATTATTTGAGAAATATGAGTTTGGAGAAGCAAGTCGTATTCTGTATAACTTTGTGTGGGAAGAGTTTTGTTCATGGTATATTGAAATTGCTAAGATTCCATTAAATGGAGAAGATGAAGTTGCTAAGAAAACTACTAAATCTATTTTAGTATATGTACTAGACGCTTCACTAAAAATGCTACATCCATTTATGCCGTTTGTTACAGAAGAAATTTGGCAACACATTCCTCACGTAGGAGACAGTATTGTGACTAGCCAATTAGCTGAAGTAGATTCAAACTTAGTATTTGAAAAAGAAACGGAAGATATGCAATTTATCCAAGATGTAATAACAGCAGTGCGTAATATTCGTAGTGAAGTTAATGCACCTATGTCACGTGAAATACCTATTAAGATTAAATATGCTCAAGAAAACGTAAAAGAAGTATTATTAAGTGGGAGTTCATATTTAGAAAAGTTTGCTCGTCCTAGCGAACTTATCATAGAACGTGAAGTAGAAGCGAGTGAAACTGACATCAGTCGTATTTTACCAGGTGCTGAAATCTACGTTTCATTAAGTGATTTAATCGATGTAGTTAAAGAAAAAGAACGTCTAGGAAAGGAACTAGAGAAATTACAACAAGAATTAGATAGAGTAAACAAAAAACTTTCTAATGAAAAATTTGTTGGTTCTGCTCCAGAAGCTGTTGTAGCTAAAGAAAAAGAAAAACAAGTAGCATATCAAGAACAATATGATAGTGTTAAAGAACGTATTAATGCGTTAGATAATTTAAAATAA
- a CDS encoding alanine/glycine:cation symporter family protein — protein sequence MNIMDLLTSLNDFMWSYFLIGLVIVTGIYFTFSTKFVQFTYIKEMFRLISEKPKVGKDGEQKGVSAFQAFTISAASRVGTGTIAGVAIAIALGGPGSVFWMWVMALFGGASSFAESTLAQVYKVRDRKGVYRGGPAYYMEKGLGQKWMGVLFAIVISITYGIAFNSVQTNTIAQSLEIYNINSKVAGIALLVLTVFVIFGGVTKVVKITQWLVPIMAVIYLFIVFIIMIINFDKIPGVFSQIVRSAFGLEQVGGGVIGMGTSILLGVKRGMFTNEAGLGSTPNAAATADSTHPAKQGFIQTLGVYFDTCLVCTATAFLILLYPGIEYGKGSLQGIRLTQAALTSQIGSIGTVFLIVAIFLFGYSSVIGNYYYGETNIQYLLPKKWAVNVYRVIVCIFVYIGSVMDLDLVWGLADITMGIMSLLNLIAIIGLSGVVYVVLKDYVKQHKQGKDPEFYLDNLPIKINNATAWENKKED from the coding sequence ATGAATATAATGGATTTACTTACTAGTCTAAATGACTTTATGTGGTCATACTTTCTAATTGGATTAGTAATTGTTACAGGTATTTATTTTACATTTAGTACGAAATTTGTTCAATTTACTTATATAAAAGAAATGTTCAGATTAATTTCTGAAAAACCAAAAGTAGGAAAAGATGGAGAACAAAAAGGAGTATCAGCATTCCAAGCCTTTACTATTTCTGCTGCATCACGTGTGGGAACAGGAACTATTGCTGGTGTTGCTATTGCGATAGCATTAGGAGGTCCTGGTTCAGTATTTTGGATGTGGGTAATGGCTCTTTTTGGGGGTGCCTCGTCTTTTGCAGAATCTACGCTTGCCCAAGTATATAAAGTGCGCGATAGAAAAGGTGTTTATCGTGGGGGGCCAGCATACTATATGGAAAAAGGTCTTGGTCAAAAATGGATGGGTGTATTGTTCGCGATTGTTATTTCAATAACTTATGGTATTGCATTCAACTCAGTACAAACAAATACTATAGCTCAATCATTAGAGATTTACAATATTAATTCTAAAGTTGCAGGTATTGCACTTCTAGTGCTTACAGTTTTTGTTATTTTTGGAGGAGTGACAAAAGTTGTAAAAATTACTCAATGGTTAGTTCCTATTATGGCTGTTATTTATTTATTTATAGTTTTTATAATTATGATTATTAATTTTGATAAAATTCCAGGAGTATTTAGCCAAATTGTAAGATCTGCTTTTGGTCTTGAACAAGTTGGTGGTGGTGTAATTGGTATGGGGACTTCAATTTTACTTGGGGTAAAACGAGGAATGTTTACTAACGAAGCGGGTCTTGGTTCTACACCGAACGCAGCAGCGACAGCTGATAGTACTCATCCTGCTAAACAAGGGTTTATCCAAACACTTGGAGTATATTTTGATACTTGTTTAGTATGTACAGCGACAGCATTTTTAATTTTGTTATACCCAGGTATAGAGTATGGGAAAGGTAGCTTACAAGGTATTAGACTTACACAGGCTGCACTTACTTCTCAAATTGGAAGTATAGGTACTGTTTTCTTAATCGTAGCAATCTTTTTATTTGGATATAGTTCAGTTATTGGGAACTACTACTATGGAGAAACTAATATTCAATATTTACTACCTAAAAAATGGGCGGTAAATGTATATCGTGTTATTGTATGTATATTTGTGTATATCGGAAGCGTAATGGACCTAGACTTAGTTTGGGGTCTTGCTGATATAACAATGGGTATCATGAGTTTACTTAACTTAATCGCTATTATCGGTCTTTCTGGCGTAGTTTATGTAGTGTTAAAAGACTATGTTAAACAGCATAAGCAAGGGAAAGATCCAGAATTTTACTTAGATAATTTACCGATAAAAATAAATAACGCTACAGCATGGGAAAATAAAAAAGAAGATTAA